One Salvia splendens isolate huo1 chromosome 12, SspV2, whole genome shotgun sequence genomic window carries:
- the LOC121757342 gene encoding 26S proteasome non-ATPase regulatory subunit 10-like, which produces MEIDHKSAEEMMDDLFKASESGDFSVFKSISEELLGEASRLRNEDGRSILHVAVSSSKTEVVEVLASAIPSIVNSCDEEGWAPLHSAASSGNLKIVEILLTTGADVNMKNDGGRTALHYAASKGLLKIAQTLVSHGAKLNVKDKFGCTPLHRAASTGNIVLCEFLIEEGAEVDESDRAGQTPLMTAVVCDNKYVALLLIRHGADVDAKDKEGYTVLAQASTDLRSSLVDAAQAMLEE; this is translated from the exons ATGGAAATCGACCACAAATCAGCTGAAGAAATGATGGACGACCTATTTAAGGCGTCAGAATCCGGCGATTTCTCGGTTTTTAAATCGATCTCTGAAGAGCTGCTAGGCGAAGCCAGCCGTCTCCGCAATGAAGACGGTCGTTCTATCCTCCACGTAGCCGTTTCTTCGTCGAAGACCGAG GTGGTTGAAGTCCTAGCATCTGCAATTCCTTCAATTGTAAATAGCTGTGACGAAGAAGGCTGGGCACCTCTGCACTCTGCTGCAAGCAGTGGCAATCTTAAGATTGTGGAAATTCTACTCACCACCG GTGCAGATGTGAATATGAAAAATGACGGTGGCCGAACAGCTCTCCATTATGCTGCCAGCAAAGGTCTTCTGAAAATAGCTCAAACTTTGGTTTCTCATGGTGCAAAACTCAATGTCAAGGATAAG ttcggatgcactccactgcatCGTGCAGCAAGCACCGGTAACATAGTGTTGTGTGAATTCTTGATTGAGGAAGGAGCAGAGGTTGACGAAAGTGATAGAGCAGGGCAAACTCCACTCATGACTGCAGTAGTATGCGATAACAAATAT GTTGCTCTCCTGCTTATAAGACATGGGGCTGATGTGGATGCCAAAGACAAAGAAGGATACACCGTTCTTGCTCAGGCATCAACTGATCTACGTTCAAGTTTAGTTGATGCTGCTCAAGCTATGCTCGAAGAGTGA
- the LOC121757543 gene encoding nodulin-related protein 1-like: MNFLSNLTKNDDDAQPQKVPDAKDAGGDQAGEARHKPTTSDLIHSAQVVAGAAQAHFRSEPEKFDKGEVAGAAADLIDAASDYAKLDDKQGIGMYVDKAEDYLRHYKGADAPAAKPEAAGSDGADKKADDGGLMKMAGDFLKK, translated from the coding sequence ATGAATTTCTTATCAAATTTAACCAAGAATGATGATGATGCACAACCACAGAAAGTTCCCGACGCCAAGGACGCCGGCGGCGACCAAGCCGGCGAGGCCCGCCACAAGCCCACCACGTCCGATCTAATACACAGCGCCCAGGTGGTGGCCGGCGCCGCGCAAGCCCACTTCCGCAGCGAGCCGGAGAAGTTCGACAAGGGCGAGGTCGCCGGCGCCGCTGCTGACCTCATCGACGCCGCCTCTGACTACGCCAAGCTCGACGATAAGCAGGGCATCGGGATGTACGTCGACAAGGCCGAGGACTACCTCCGCCACTACAAGGGCGCCGACGCCCCCGCTGCCAAGCCGGAGGCTGCGGGCAGCGATGGCGCTGATAAGAAGGCCGACGACGGCGGTCTCATGAAGATGGCCGGAGATTTCTTGAAAAAATAG
- the LOC121758525 gene encoding uncharacterized protein LOC121758525 — protein MDENQELRFVCKLCFKKYPCGKSLGGHMRSCVVANAAESDDKLIDPTFRKFPSFIVVGGGGGMESTMSDSRFGDLGNGQSSYGLRENPRKSWRAVDSTSPLPQEKFCKQCGKGFQSMKALCGHMACHSDKDRGMKDDHSWTSESQKLVMDSHSDTEGEDRAIRTRSSKSKRFRKIVVNSPFPNGSSSVSEIDREEQEEVAMCLMKLSRDTGSKGGVNSVVESSDNNSVILETKSSSIDIKNVRKRCDLVKNGHDQDEKKIGDVVKGENSDSGYFLDECAKGEESDVSMDGLRRSIGVDEYEEFRQSLNRSRSYRAEVKKVLAKENEYDHGNANSIAARIEQSRKRRYAIENSDLYNNYDDHRIKRGELPSTEKRQKYECFNCKKTFKSYQALGGHRPCHKKINALYEPRYETGENSVDDEFATRGKVVESTSSMKPGSSFDKKTKAKKSKGHVCPFCNRVFKNGQALGGHKRSHFIGGHEVNTHPSPVAKLDLLDLNLPAPQDDEDDGDDQYSPW, from the coding sequence ATGGATGAGAATCAAGAATTGAGGTTTGTTTGTAAGTTGTGCTTCAAGAAATACCCTTGTGGGAAGTCTCTTGGGGGCCACATGAGGTCATGTGTAGTTGCAAATGCAGCTGAATCTGATGACAAACTAATTGATCCCACCTTTAGGAAATTCCCATCATTTATTGttgttggtggtggtggtgggatGGAAAGCACAATGAGTGATTCAAGATTTGGTGATTTAGGAAATGGGCAGTCTAGCTATGGCCTAAGAGAGAATCCTAGAAAGAGTTGGAGGGCGGTGGATTCAACCTCCCCTTTGCCACAAGAGAAGTTTTGCAAGCAATGTGGCAAAGGGTTTCAGTCAATGAAGGCTTTGTGTGGGCACATGGCTTGCCACTCTGACAAGGATAGGGGTATGAAAGATGACCATTCTTGGACTAGTGAGAGCCAGAAACTGGTGATGGACAGCCATTCCGACACGGAGGGTGAGGACCGGGCAATCAGGACTAGGTCCTCCAAGAGCAAGAGGTTTAGGAAGATTGTAGTGAACTCCCCTTTCCCCAATGGCTCTTCGTCCGTCTCTGAGATTGACAGGGAGGAGCAGGAGGAGGTTGCCATGTGCTTGATGAAGCTGTCTAGGGATACGGGGAGTAAAGGCGGGGTGAATTCTGTTGTCGAGAGTTCTGATAACAACTCTGTGATCTTGGAGACTAAGTCTTCCTCCATTGATATAAAGAATGTGAGAAAAAGGTGTGATCTTGTCAAGAATGGTCATGATCAAGATGAGAAGAAAATTGGAGATGTTGTTAAGGGAGAGAACTCTGACTCGGGTTATTTCTTGGACGAATGCGCAAAAGGGGAGGAGTCCGATGTGTCCATGGATGGGTTGCGTAGGAGCATTGGTGTGGATGAGTATGAGGAGTTTAGGCAGAGCTTGAACCGAAGCCGGAGCTATAGAGCTGAGGTGAAGAAGGTATTAGCAAAGGAAAATGAGTATGATCATGGCAATGCTAATAGTATAGCAGCTAGGATTGAGCAATCAAGAAAGAGGAGATATGCCATTGAGAATTCTGATCTGTATAATAACTATGATGATCATAGGATCAAACGGGGCGAACTCCCTAGCACAGAGAAGAGGCAGAAATACGAGTGCTTCAACTGCAAGAAGACGTTCAAGTCGTACCAGGCTCTAGGGGGGCACAGGCCGTGCCACAAGAAGATCAACGCGTTGTATGAGCCAAGATACGAGACTGGAGAGAATAGCGTGGATGATGAGTTTGCGACTAGAGGGAAGGTGGTTGAGTCCACTAGCAGTATGAAGCCGGGCAGCTCGTTTGACAAGAAAACGAAGGCTAAGAAGAGCAAAGGCCATGTCTGCCCTTTCTGCAACAGGGTTTTCAAGAACGGGCAGGCTTTGGGCGGCCACAAGAGGTCACATTTCATCGGTGGCCATGAGGTGAACACGCACCCTAGCCCGGTCGCCAAGCTGGACTTGCTTGACCTCAATCTGCCCGCCCCTCAGGACGATGAGGATGATGGGGACGACCAGTACTCACCTTGGTAG